A single window of Cytobacillus luteolus DNA harbors:
- a CDS encoding ATP-binding protein — translation MLSIIKPLIVNITIIFSLTFNANLFFPFNNKTPITYKQQLIYGLISAFAGILCMFYPIESLGDTNFDFRMIPIMISTLYGGYLSGFVCLVLVVIVRSVIGGDYALIGIIVSVLPFIVAILLRGFYHKSIKKMAASAVVVAIYCLFYVIILYYKVDFLNVSFYLAYFTAFLATYFALIYIIEKLIIANQQFKETVYLDKLSMISQMAASIAHEIRNPITTVRGFIQFLHKDTNDEKLKQFAPLILEELDRTNKIITNYLKLTKPSETDFSKVEIDTVIKDSIELLRPLGMYDNVTILYQGSGNHYVYADEHHLKQALLNVIKNGIEAIEHGGYVKVTKRPGDDKNTVAIEIEDNGKGMNQTQLETIGLPYFTTKSKGTGLGSMITNRLIRDMNGKVEYESKLNKGTKVLIILPTIEMK, via the coding sequence ATGCTATCTATTATAAAACCCCTAATTGTAAATATTACAATTATCTTCTCTCTGACCTTTAATGCGAATTTATTTTTCCCTTTTAATAATAAAACTCCTATTACATATAAACAACAATTGATCTATGGATTAATAAGTGCATTTGCTGGAATATTATGCATGTTTTATCCTATTGAAAGCCTAGGGGACACGAATTTTGATTTTAGAATGATACCAATCATGATTAGTACTTTGTATGGTGGTTACCTATCGGGTTTCGTTTGCTTAGTGCTTGTAGTGATTGTTAGAAGTGTAATTGGTGGCGATTATGCATTAATTGGTATCATTGTATCTGTACTTCCTTTTATAGTAGCAATACTTTTAAGAGGGTTTTATCATAAGTCTATAAAGAAAATGGCTGCGTCGGCAGTTGTTGTTGCTATTTACTGTTTGTTCTATGTAATAATTCTTTATTATAAAGTTGATTTTTTAAATGTTTCCTTTTACTTAGCGTATTTTACAGCCTTTCTTGCTACCTATTTTGCACTAATTTATATCATAGAAAAGCTCATTATTGCTAATCAGCAATTTAAAGAAACAGTCTATTTGGACAAGCTTTCAATGATCAGTCAAATGGCTGCATCTATAGCTCATGAAATTAGAAACCCTATCACGACAGTTAGAGGTTTTATTCAATTTCTTCATAAAGATACTAATGATGAAAAACTTAAGCAGTTTGCACCACTTATTCTTGAAGAATTAGATCGAACGAATAAGATTATTACAAATTATTTAAAGCTTACTAAGCCTTCAGAAACTGATTTTTCAAAGGTTGAAATTGATACGGTAATTAAGGACTCAATTGAACTACTGCGCCCGCTTGGTATGTATGATAATGTGACCATACTTTACCAAGGAAGTGGGAATCATTATGTTTATGCTGATGAACACCATTTAAAACAAGCCTTACTAAATGTCATTAAAAATGGAATTGAAGCGATTGAACATGGTGGTTATGTAAAAGTTACGAAACGTCCTGGTGATGATAAAAATACGGTAGCCATAGAGATTGAGGATAATGGCAAAGGTATGAATCAAACACAGCTAGAAACAATCGGGTTACCTTATTTTACAACAAAATCAAAAGGTACAGGTCTGGGAAGCATGATTACTAACCGTCTTATTCGAGATATGAATGGGAAAGTTGAGTATGAAAGTAAACTGAACAAGGGAACGAAGGTTTTAATCATCCTTCCAACAATTGAAATGAAATAG